The following proteins come from a genomic window of Corynebacterium crudilactis:
- the rpsN gene encoding 30S ribosomal protein S14, which translates to MAKKSKIAKNEKRKEIVARYAERRAELKAIISNPNTSDEDRLDAQFELNSQPRDAAAIRVRNRDSHDGRPRGYLRKFGLSRVRMREMAHRGELPGVRKSSW; encoded by the coding sequence ATGGCTAAGAAGTCAAAGATCGCCAAGAATGAGAAGCGCAAGGAAATCGTCGCCCGCTACGCGGAGCGTCGCGCTGAGCTCAAGGCTATTATCAGTAACCCAAACACCTCTGACGAGGATCGTCTGGATGCACAGTTCGAACTGAACAGCCAGCCACGTGATGCTGCTGCTATTCGCGTTCGTAACCGCGACTCACACGATGGTCGCCCACGCGGCTACCTTCGTAAGTTCGGTCTTTCCCGTGTCCGTATGCGCGAGATGGCTCACCGTGGTGAGCTTCCGGGCGTTCGTAAGTCCAGCTGGTAA
- the rpmG gene encoding 50S ribosomal protein L33 codes for MARNDIRPIIKLKSTAGTGYTYVTRKNKRNNPDRISLMKYDPVVRKHVEFREER; via the coding sequence ATGGCACGTAATGATATCCGTCCAATTATCAAGCTGAAGTCTACTGCTGGCACTGGTTACACCTATGTCACCCGTAAGAACAAGCGCAACAATCCAGACCGCATTTCTCTTATGAAGTACGATCCGGTAGTCCGTAAGCACGTCGAATTCCGCGAGGAGCGATAA
- the rpmB gene encoding 50S ribosomal protein L28, with the protein MSAHCQVTGRKPSFGKTVSHSHRRTSRRWNPNVQRRKFYVPSEGRTITLTVSTKGLKVIDRDGIEAVVAQIRARGEKI; encoded by the coding sequence ATGTCGGCACATTGCCAAGTAACGGGACGTAAGCCGAGTTTCGGCAAGACGGTCTCACACTCGCACCGACGCACTTCCCGCCGTTGGAATCCCAACGTGCAGCGTCGTAAGTTCTATGTCCCTTCCGAGGGCCGTACCATCACTCTGACCGTTTCCACCAAGGGTCTTAAGGTCATCGACCGCGACGGCATCGAAGCTGTTGTTGCACAGATCCGCGCACGTGGGGAGAAGATCTAA
- a CDS encoding SulP family inorganic anion transporter, which produces MRDLLPSMDDYRLLRVTWKMDFAAGITVGIVALPLALAFGVSSGVGAEAGIVTAIIAGLVAAIFGGSNVQVSGPTGAMVVVLAPIVMQYGVGAVALLSLMAGAIVLVAGMLRLGRTVSFIPWPVIEGFTAGIGVIIFLQQVPAAFGYTGQLPTSALLAAIHTVSHATKDAFLPLLIIAVTASIMILLGKFAPKLPASFIAILVVSIGVAVLKLPVDLIGALPNSLPAPHLPDVTWELFTSLLGPAFAVAALAAIESLLSARVAASMADTGPYNADRELIGQGLASISAGFFGGMPATGAIARTAVNVRSGGRTRMASIVHALVLLGVVYVAASIVAVIPLAALSGVLMVTAARMVSFEVISRVLRSTRSDAIVFIITAIVTISVDLVIAVGIGIAVAAFFILRRMSMNAGVYRETLPEPATLNDEKIGLFRIEGALFFGAAEQLLQQILDYDDLEVVILRLSHIQMIDATGAHQLTELVNALERKNVTVLIKGIQKEHIHVLGVLGAIRSLRHENHLFENMPLAVEHARKHVKIDKS; this is translated from the coding sequence ATGCGTGACCTTCTTCCTTCCATGGATGATTACCGGCTCCTGCGAGTCACGTGGAAGATGGATTTCGCTGCGGGCATCACCGTGGGCATTGTTGCACTACCACTTGCGCTAGCTTTTGGCGTGAGCTCAGGCGTCGGTGCAGAAGCCGGAATTGTCACAGCAATCATTGCTGGATTAGTCGCAGCGATCTTCGGCGGATCGAATGTCCAAGTGTCTGGCCCTACCGGAGCCATGGTCGTTGTCCTCGCCCCCATCGTCATGCAATACGGAGTCGGCGCTGTGGCCCTTCTCAGTCTCATGGCTGGAGCTATCGTTCTTGTTGCCGGAATGCTCCGACTTGGACGCACCGTGAGCTTTATCCCCTGGCCGGTGATCGAAGGATTCACTGCGGGTATCGGCGTGATCATCTTCCTTCAACAAGTCCCCGCCGCTTTTGGTTACACCGGACAATTGCCCACTAGCGCGCTACTCGCTGCGATTCATACCGTTTCCCATGCCACCAAAGATGCATTTCTACCGCTGCTTATCATCGCGGTCACTGCATCCATCATGATCCTTTTGGGCAAGTTCGCGCCGAAATTACCAGCAAGCTTTATCGCAATTCTTGTCGTATCAATTGGTGTTGCTGTACTGAAACTTCCGGTTGATCTTATCGGCGCATTACCCAATTCCCTACCGGCTCCCCACCTTCCAGATGTCACATGGGAACTGTTCACAAGCCTATTGGGGCCAGCGTTCGCAGTGGCTGCGCTGGCTGCGATTGAGTCATTACTCTCAGCTCGAGTAGCCGCCTCAATGGCAGATACTGGGCCGTATAACGCAGACCGGGAACTGATCGGCCAGGGGTTGGCGTCGATAAGCGCCGGCTTTTTTGGTGGCATGCCAGCAACGGGCGCCATCGCGCGCACTGCGGTAAATGTCCGCTCCGGTGGGCGCACACGAATGGCCTCGATTGTGCATGCCCTTGTACTACTTGGCGTTGTCTATGTAGCCGCGAGCATCGTAGCTGTCATTCCACTTGCAGCGCTCTCTGGCGTGCTCATGGTGACCGCTGCCCGCATGGTGTCATTTGAAGTGATTTCGCGCGTCCTGCGCTCCACTCGCTCTGATGCAATCGTGTTTATCATCACAGCGATCGTGACCATCAGCGTTGACCTCGTGATTGCAGTCGGCATCGGCATCGCCGTGGCGGCGTTTTTCATCCTGCGACGCATGAGCATGAACGCCGGCGTCTACCGCGAAACCTTGCCCGAACCGGCCACGCTTAACGACGAAAAGATCGGCCTTTTCCGTATCGAGGGCGCATTGTTTTTTGGTGCAGCAGAGCAACTACTGCAACAAATTCTTGATTATGACGACCTTGAAGTCGTGATCCTTCGCCTCTCCCACATCCAGATGATCGACGCCACGGGAGCACACCAACTCACGGAACTTGTCAATGCACTAGAGCGAAAAAATGTCACTGTACTAATTAAGGGCATCCAAAAAGAGCATATCCATGTGCTTGGCGTGCTGGGCGCAATCAGATCATTGAGACACGAAAACCACCTTTTCGAAAACATGCCTCTTGCGGTTGAACATGCGCGAAAACACGTTAAAATCGATAAAAGTTGA
- a CDS encoding ArsR/SmtB family transcription factor, translating into MLSTTDLPIYQRKADLFKGLAHPYRIRALEIIDTHGEVSAGQIVKEMDLEASHVSQHLKVLRKFGLVSSQREGLTVLYRLAFPEVADFLLVSRSLLNRMAGEHA; encoded by the coding sequence ATGTTGAGCACCACCGACCTGCCAATCTATCAGCGCAAAGCTGACCTTTTTAAAGGATTGGCACACCCCTACCGCATTAGAGCCTTGGAAATAATTGATACTCATGGCGAAGTTTCTGCAGGGCAAATAGTTAAAGAGATGGATCTAGAGGCATCTCACGTATCGCAACACCTTAAGGTCTTAAGAAAATTTGGTTTAGTCTCTTCCCAGCGCGAAGGCTTGACAGTCTTATACCGACTCGCTTTCCCCGAAGTGGCCGATTTCCTCCTCGTTAGCCGTTCACTACTCAATCGGATGGCGGGCGAACATGCGTGA
- a CDS encoding type B 50S ribosomal protein L31 yields MKKDIHPGYHAVVFQDAGTGFQFLTKSTASSDRTVAWEDGNEYPLIVVDVTSESHPFWTGAQRVMDTAGRVEKFERRFGGMARRKKKA; encoded by the coding sequence ATGAAAAAGGATATTCACCCTGGCTACCATGCGGTAGTCTTCCAGGACGCAGGCACTGGCTTCCAGTTCCTGACCAAGTCCACTGCTTCCAGCGACCGCACCGTGGCCTGGGAAGATGGTAACGAGTACCCACTGATCGTCGTTGACGTTACAAGTGAGTCTCACCCATTCTGGACCGGCGCTCAGCGTGTCATGGACACCGCTGGTCGTGTTGAGAAGTTCGAGCGTCGCTTCGGTGGCATGGCTCGTCGCAAGAAGAAGGCATAG
- the rpmF gene encoding 50S ribosomal protein L32 — MAVPKRRMSRANTRTRRSQWKADNVALQEVKIDGQTVRIPRRLVKAAQLGLVDVEQF; from the coding sequence ATGGCAGTTCCAAAGCGCCGTATGTCCCGCGCAAACACCCGCACCCGTCGTTCCCAGTGGAAGGCTGACAATGTCGCCCTTCAAGAGGTCAAGATCGACGGTCAGACCGTTCGCATCCCACGCCGTCTGGTTAAGGCAGCTCAGCTCGGTCTAGTAGACGTAGAGCAGTTCTAA
- a CDS encoding HAMP domain-containing sensor histidine kinase has translation MSLRWRLALLSATLVAFAVGVITVAAYWSVSNYITTSIDRNLEDHADVMLERASAPGFYASAEAEIDVLSDYFQDVRIALKPPGWEYVVGESVALPRSDFFNQGGVGSEIISANSEKILIKRDHTGAIVILVKDMVMTEKQLTGLGVILLLIGGCGVLAAILLGFFIANEGLKPLARLQRAVEDIVRTDELRSIPVMGNDEFAKLTRSFNDMLKALRESRARQSQLVADAGHELKTPLTSMRTNIELLLMTSKNGNHSIPEEELDGLREDVLAQMSELSDLIGDLVDLAREESTEVSETVNLNQVLEIALSRIESRRLTVDLDVSEEVEWQLQGDDFSLTRALVNVLDNAIKWSPENGTVMVSIAQHNNETVRIVIEDSGPGIAEAERALVLERFYRSVNSRSMPGSGLGLAIVHQVVKRHGGELVVDESDDGGTRIIMDLPGEPIVSGFKNVAD, from the coding sequence ATGTCCTTGCGTTGGCGGCTTGCACTGCTGAGCGCAACTTTGGTGGCCTTTGCCGTGGGAGTTATTACTGTTGCTGCTTATTGGTCGGTTTCTAATTATATAACGACCTCTATCGACCGTAATCTCGAGGATCATGCAGATGTGATGCTCGAGCGTGCGAGTGCGCCAGGTTTTTATGCCAGTGCTGAAGCTGAGATTGACGTCTTGAGTGATTATTTCCAAGATGTTCGCATCGCTTTGAAGCCACCGGGCTGGGAATACGTGGTCGGGGAGAGTGTTGCTTTGCCGAGATCAGATTTTTTCAATCAAGGTGGTGTCGGCTCTGAAATAATAAGCGCCAACTCTGAAAAAATCCTGATTAAGCGTGATCACACTGGGGCTATTGTCATATTGGTAAAAGACATGGTCATGACTGAAAAACAGCTCACCGGCCTTGGCGTAATTCTTCTGTTGATCGGTGGCTGTGGTGTGTTGGCTGCGATTCTTCTGGGATTTTTCATTGCTAATGAAGGGCTTAAACCTCTAGCTCGGTTGCAGCGGGCAGTGGAAGATATTGTGCGCACTGATGAGCTTCGTTCTATTCCAGTCATGGGTAATGATGAATTTGCTAAATTGACTCGAAGCTTCAACGATATGTTGAAAGCATTGCGTGAATCGCGTGCTAGACAGTCTCAATTAGTCGCTGATGCAGGGCATGAGTTAAAAACTCCATTGACTTCTATGCGCACAAACATTGAACTGTTATTGATGACGTCCAAAAATGGAAATCACAGCATTCCGGAAGAAGAACTAGACGGGCTTCGTGAGGATGTCTTGGCTCAGATGTCTGAATTGTCAGACCTAATTGGTGATCTGGTTGATTTGGCTCGTGAAGAAAGTACAGAAGTTTCTGAAACAGTAAACTTGAATCAAGTTCTTGAGATTGCGCTGAGTCGAATTGAAAGCCGACGTTTAACCGTGGACTTGGATGTCTCTGAGGAAGTTGAATGGCAACTTCAAGGTGATGATTTTTCACTTACTCGAGCGTTGGTTAATGTGCTGGATAATGCCATAAAATGGTCACCAGAAAATGGCACAGTTATGGTGTCTATAGCCCAACACAACAATGAAACTGTTCGTATTGTTATTGAAGATTCCGGCCCAGGTATCGCTGAAGCCGAAAGAGCATTAGTCCTCGAGAGGTTTTATCGTTCTGTTAATTCACGTTCTATGCCGGGATCTGGCCTTGGCTTAGCTATTGTGCACCAAGTGGTGAAACGGCATGGAGGGGAATTAGTGGTGGATGAATCAGACGATGGAGGGACTAGGATCATCATGGACCTACCAGGAGAGCCCATTGTCAGTGGGTTCAAAAATGTAGCTGATTAA
- a CDS encoding S1C family serine protease has protein sequence MTNQFPTHNGENPDRSSENPVEPNSFEQVRSSYPQWGASTSNQNPYPNATFNSEQRSEQPAPTWTSWDSEPLSTDVKPAKEKRKVGIGTALALMLVGSIATGSVVGIATTQLGSDSSSPLNALEQPSVQRTTNAEAGSAEQVAAAVLPSVVSIQAITQTSASEGSGSIISSDGYVMTNNHVVAGIEQSGVLEVSFSDGTTAKADFIAGDPSTDIAVIKIRDAHDLPVIQFGDSDTLGVGQDVMAVGSPLGLSSTVTTGIVSAMNRPVRASGDGGESSLIDAIQTDAAINPGNSGGPLVDMEGRLIGMNSVIASISSGSDSAGSIGLGFAIPSNFAKRVADQLITSGKVSQPMLGVQVGMDNSVAGAVIASVQDGGPGAEAGLQPGNIVTKLNDRIIDSPDSLIAAVRSHDFGETVTLTITQPDTSQTREVEVTLTSE, from the coding sequence ATGACAAATCAATTCCCCACACACAACGGTGAGAATCCAGATCGCTCATCTGAGAACCCAGTAGAACCAAATTCCTTTGAACAAGTGCGCAGTTCATATCCGCAGTGGGGTGCTAGTACCTCAAACCAAAACCCTTATCCAAATGCCACTTTTAATAGCGAGCAACGTAGTGAACAACCAGCACCAACGTGGACTAGTTGGGACAGCGAGCCATTAAGCACTGATGTAAAACCTGCTAAAGAAAAACGAAAAGTAGGAATTGGCACTGCACTCGCATTAATGCTGGTTGGCTCAATTGCTACAGGCAGCGTTGTTGGTATTGCCACAACCCAATTAGGTTCAGATTCTTCCAGCCCTCTTAATGCGCTTGAACAACCAAGTGTCCAGCGCACTACGAATGCCGAAGCAGGATCTGCCGAACAGGTTGCTGCTGCTGTATTGCCTTCCGTGGTTTCAATTCAGGCTATTACACAGACCTCTGCTTCTGAAGGATCTGGCTCAATCATTTCTTCTGACGGCTATGTGATGACCAACAATCACGTTGTTGCAGGCATTGAGCAAAGTGGTGTTCTTGAAGTGAGTTTTTCTGATGGCACTACAGCAAAAGCTGATTTTATAGCGGGAGATCCTTCTACAGATATCGCTGTGATCAAGATTAGGGATGCCCATGATCTGCCAGTTATCCAGTTTGGTGATTCAGATACATTAGGTGTGGGACAGGACGTTATGGCAGTGGGCTCACCATTAGGTCTGAGCTCTACCGTAACTACCGGCATCGTATCGGCAATGAACCGTCCGGTGCGTGCCTCTGGTGATGGTGGAGAGTCTTCTCTTATTGATGCTATTCAGACTGATGCTGCGATTAACCCCGGAAACTCAGGCGGTCCGTTGGTAGATATGGAAGGGCGCCTGATCGGTATGAATTCCGTGATTGCTTCCATTTCTAGTGGTAGCGATTCCGCTGGTTCTATTGGGTTGGGCTTCGCTATTCCTTCTAATTTTGCCAAGCGTGTGGCTGATCAACTGATTACTAGCGGCAAAGTGTCTCAGCCAATGCTTGGAGTCCAGGTTGGCATGGATAATTCCGTGGCGGGTGCAGTTATTGCAAGCGTTCAGGATGGTGGTCCCGGAGCTGAAGCAGGATTGCAGCCAGGAAATATCGTGACCAAGCTGAATGATCGAATCATCGATAGCCCCGATTCTTTGATTGCTGCTGTGCGCTCTCATGATTTCGGAGAGACAGTGACTCTGACAATTACTCAGCCAGATACCTCGCAGACGAGAGAAGTAGAGGTTACTCTGACGAGTGAGTAA
- a CDS encoding MogA/MoaB family molybdenum cofactor biosynthesis protein — MSKDPLGSLTEVVDTRVPLPDVEPDAEFLMATEQEFSMSTQKRALVVLVGDHVTDAESTGRLVTELLLEAGFNVDAVVGVRSKKSQIRQAIETAVVGGADLVLTIGGVGVGPRDKTPEATRAVLDQDVLGIAQALRSSGLACGAIDAGVSRGVAGISGSTVVVNLAHSRSAIRDGMATLVPLVDFVVDQLRTSVV, encoded by the coding sequence ATGAGCAAGGATCCGTTGGGAAGTCTTACCGAGGTTGTAGATACACGAGTTCCGCTTCCGGATGTTGAGCCGGATGCTGAATTTTTGATGGCTACAGAGCAAGAGTTCTCGATGTCCACTCAAAAGCGAGCGCTTGTAGTTTTGGTCGGCGATCATGTTACTGATGCCGAGAGCACTGGCCGTTTGGTGACAGAGTTGCTTTTAGAAGCTGGTTTCAATGTGGACGCCGTTGTTGGTGTGCGCTCTAAGAAATCACAGATTAGACAAGCCATTGAAACTGCCGTTGTTGGTGGCGCAGACCTCGTGCTGACTATCGGCGGCGTGGGCGTAGGTCCGAGGGATAAAACCCCTGAGGCAACCCGCGCAGTATTAGACCAAGATGTTCTGGGCATTGCCCAAGCTCTTCGTTCTTCTGGCTTGGCTTGTGGCGCAATAGATGCCGGTGTTTCCCGTGGAGTAGCAGGTATCTCTGGTTCCACAGTAGTGGTCAATCTTGCGCATTCTCGTTCGGCAATTCGCGATGGAATGGCAACTCTTGTTCCACT